CGCCGGCTTCACCATAATCATGTCCGCGCCTTCGGCCAGGTCGATCGCGACCTCCTTCATCGCTTCGTCCGCGTTGCCCGGGTCCATCTGATAGGTGTTGCGATCGCCGAACGACGGCGGGCTTTCGGCCGCTTCGCGGAACGGGCCGTAGAACCCGCTCGCGTACTTCGCCGCGTAGCTCAGAATCGGGATGTCTTTGTACCCCGCATCGTCCAGTCCCGTGCGGATCGCGCGCACCATGCCGTCCATCATGCCGCTGGGCGCGATCACGTCCGCGCCCGCCCTCGCGTGACTCACGCACTGCTCCGCCAGGATGGGGAGCGTCGCGTCGTTGTCCACGTCGAGGATGCCGCCGCGGTCGCACAGGATGCCGCAGTGCCCGTGGTCGGTGTACTCGCAGAAGCACTCGTCCGTCATGAGGAGCACGTCCGAGCCGTGTGCCTTGCGGAGCGCACGCAGGGCTTGCTGCACGATCCCTTCGTCCTTGAGCGCGCTGGACCCGGTCGCGTCCTTGTATTCGGGGATGCCGAACAGGATGAACCCCTTGATGCCCAGATCGCGGGCCGCGCCGACCTCGTCCACGAGCGTGTCGGTGCTCAACTGGAAGTTGCCCGGCATCGAGCTGATTTCCTGGCGCACGCCTTTGCCGGGGCGCACGAAGAGTGGAAGGATCAGGTCGCGCGGGGAGAGTTCCGTTTCGCGCACCAGTTCGCGCACGAGCGGGTTGTAGCGCAACCGCCGCGGGCGCGCAACGGGAAAAGTGGGGGCCGGAGACGCGTCGCCACAAATTGGGTGGTTCATCGGTGCCGTGAGCGTGGAGGGAAGCGGGGGTGCGTCTCGCCCATCTTACCGCCCGGTGGGTTCATCTGGACACGTTCTTCGCCTTTCGGCATACCCCGCGGAGACGAGATTCCTTGCAGGGAGTTCGCGCATGCGCACGGTGCTCGCCGTGATCGCCTTCGCATTTCTACCGGTCGCGGTCCTCGCGCAACCGGTGCCGGCCTCTCCACCGCCGCCCGCGCCGCTGCCCCCGGGGCAGGTGATACCGGCCGGGGTCGAACCGCCGTTCTTGCAACCCGGTCAAGAAGTGTCGCAGCCGCTCACACCGGTCGGCCCCATGCCCGGCGACCGGGAGCCGCCCGCCGCCAAGTCCGAACCCAAACTGGAACCCCCGCCGCCCCCGGATGCGAAGCCGAAGCCGGTGCCGGAGGTGAAGCCCGGTGTGGAAGTGAAAATCGGCACGCCGAACGGCTCGCGCGGGCCGCTCGGCCCGAACTGGAGCAGCGCCGAACTGCTGTACTGGTGGCCGTCGCGCCAGCCGGTTCCGCCGCTCGTGTCCGGCGCGCGGACCGGGCTCCCGCCCGTATTCGGTGATCCCGGCACCTCGTTACTGGTTGGAGGTCGGGCGATCGACTCGGACCCGAGCGCCGGCGGGCGCTTCACGATGGGCTCGACGCTGAACAGTTCCGAGACGGTTGGTTACGAGATCACGTACATGTTCCTCGGTACGCGCACGTTCCGCGAGCGCGTCACCGATCTGAACGGCGCCGTGCGCAGCTTCGGGCTGCCCTACACGAACGCCACCACCGGCGCGAACGAGTACCTGACACTCGCGCAACCGGGGGTGAACAGTTCGCTGTTTACTGTGTCCACTTCGACCCGGGTGCAGGGGTGGGAAATAAACACGGTCGCGAACCTGGTCGACGACAAGTCCCTGAAAATCAACGCGCTCGCGGGCTGGCGCTACTTCCAGGTTCACGAGGGCTTGCGCATGGAGCAAACGCAGCTCCGGTTCGCG
The Gemmata palustris DNA segment above includes these coding regions:
- a CDS encoding BBP7 family outer membrane beta-barrel protein, with translation MRTVLAVIAFAFLPVAVLAQPVPASPPPPAPLPPGQVIPAGVEPPFLQPGQEVSQPLTPVGPMPGDREPPAAKSEPKLEPPPPPDAKPKPVPEVKPGVEVKIGTPNGSRGPLGPNWSSAELLYWWPSRQPVPPLVSGARTGLPPVFGDPGTSLLVGGRAIDSDPSAGGRFTMGSTLNSSETVGYEITYMFLGTRTFRERVTDLNGAVRSFGLPYTNATTGANEYLTLAQPGVNSSLFTVSTSTRVQGWEINTVANLVDDKSLKINALAGWRYFQVHEGLRMEQTQLRFADMPGIARTADQFDAHNRFHGGQLGLHADARSGSVFCEMTAKVAFGQNYEVVKNEGMTVLQTPVLGGLATRGFGGSGIYVQPSSAGRTANGVFAVVPEGTIKFGFRLGDAGRVYLGYTFVYLSDAVRPGDQIDRTLNPGQIPIVNGAGPGFASDRPARIVNRSDFWAQGLIIGLETRY
- the hemB gene encoding porphobilinogen synthase, with the translated sequence MNHPICGDASPAPTFPVARPRRLRYNPLVRELVRETELSPRDLILPLFVRPGKGVRQEISSMPGNFQLSTDTLVDEVGAARDLGIKGFILFGIPEYKDATGSSALKDEGIVQQALRALRKAHGSDVLLMTDECFCEYTDHGHCGILCDRGGILDVDNDATLPILAEQCVSHARAGADVIAPSGMMDGMVRAIRTGLDDAGYKDIPILSYAAKYASGFYGPFREAAESPPSFGDRNTYQMDPGNADEAMKEVAIDLAEGADMIMVKPALSYLDIIRRVKEKFRVPVAAYNVSGEFAMVKAAAAKGWIDERRVTLEILTSIRRAGSDMILTYHARDVAKWLK